One Nocardioides luti DNA window includes the following coding sequences:
- a CDS encoding ATP-binding cassette domain-containing protein, translated as MGHVDVAGIRYELPDGRVLLDDVSFRVGEGAKVALVGANGAGKTTLLRIITGDLVPHAGAVTRSGGLGVMRQMVGAGLGEDPTVADLLLSVSPPRIRDAAAAVDRWELALMETDDEKTQMAYAHALSEFADAGGYDIEVTWDVCAIAALALPYDRAKYRSLKTLSGGEQKRLVLEFLLRGPDQVLLLDEPDNFLDVPGKIWLEGRVRESDKTILMISHDRELLNNTATRVVTVELGAAGNTVWTHPGGFASYHQARLDRFARFEELRKRWDEEHAKLKQLVLHYKIKAEYNDGMASQYRAAQTRLRKFEEAGPPTEQPREQQVSMRLKGGRTGKRAVVCEDLELTNLMKPFDLEVWYGERVAVLGSNGSGKSHFLRLLAAGGSDPDIEHRPVGDVSVKPVDHTGKAKLGARVRPGWFVQTHEHPELVGRTLLEILHRGDGSPNGRAGMGREAAARVLDRYELAHASEQKFESLSGGQQARFQILMLELSGATLLLLDEPTDNLDVQSAEALEEGLEAFDGTVLAVTHDRWFARGFDRFLVYGADGAVYESDGPVWDEGRVERAR; from the coding sequence GTGGGTCATGTGGATGTTGCCGGGATCAGGTACGAGCTGCCGGACGGGCGGGTGCTGCTCGACGACGTGTCGTTCCGCGTCGGCGAGGGGGCCAAGGTCGCGCTGGTGGGCGCCAACGGGGCGGGCAAGACGACGCTGCTGCGGATCATCACCGGCGACCTGGTGCCGCACGCGGGCGCGGTGACGCGCAGCGGCGGGCTCGGTGTCATGCGGCAGATGGTGGGGGCCGGCCTGGGGGAGGACCCCACGGTCGCGGACCTGCTGCTCAGCGTGTCGCCGCCGCGGATCCGCGACGCGGCGGCCGCCGTCGACCGGTGGGAGCTCGCGCTCATGGAGACCGACGACGAGAAGACGCAGATGGCCTATGCCCACGCGCTCTCGGAGTTCGCCGACGCCGGCGGCTACGACATCGAGGTGACGTGGGACGTCTGCGCGATCGCCGCGCTGGCGCTGCCGTACGACCGGGCGAAGTACCGCTCTCTCAAGACGCTCTCCGGCGGCGAGCAGAAGCGGCTCGTGCTGGAGTTCCTGCTCCGCGGGCCCGACCAGGTGCTGCTGCTCGACGAGCCCGACAACTTCCTCGACGTCCCCGGCAAGATCTGGCTCGAGGGCCGGGTCCGCGAGTCCGACAAGACGATCCTGATGATCAGCCACGACCGCGAGCTGCTGAACAACACCGCCACCCGCGTGGTGACCGTCGAGCTCGGCGCCGCGGGCAACACGGTGTGGACGCACCCGGGCGGCTTCGCGTCGTACCACCAGGCCCGCCTGGACCGCTTCGCCCGCTTCGAGGAGCTCCGCAAGCGCTGGGACGAGGAGCACGCGAAGCTCAAGCAGCTGGTGCTGCACTACAAGATCAAGGCGGAGTACAACGACGGCATGGCGTCGCAGTACCGCGCCGCCCAGACCCGGCTCCGCAAGTTCGAGGAGGCCGGTCCGCCGACCGAGCAGCCCCGCGAGCAGCAGGTCTCGATGCGGCTGAAGGGCGGTCGCACCGGCAAGCGCGCGGTGGTCTGCGAGGACCTCGAGCTGACGAACCTGATGAAGCCGTTCGACCTCGAGGTCTGGTACGGCGAGCGCGTGGCCGTGCTGGGCTCGAACGGGTCCGGGAAGTCGCACTTCCTGCGGCTCCTGGCCGCCGGCGGCAGCGACCCCGACATCGAGCACCGCCCGGTCGGTGACGTGAGCGTGAAGCCGGTCGACCACACCGGCAAGGCCAAGCTCGGCGCCCGGGTGCGGCCCGGCTGGTTCGTGCAGACGCACGAGCACCCCGAGCTGGTCGGCCGCACGCTGCTGGAGATCCTGCACCGCGGCGACGGCTCGCCCAACGGGCGCGCCGGGATGGGCCGCGAGGCGGCGGCGCGGGTGCTCGACCGCTACGAGCTCGCACACGCCTCGGAGCAGAAGTTCGAGTCGCTCTCCGGCGGCCAGCAGGCCCGCTTCCAGATCCTGATGCTCGAGCTCAGCGGCGCCACGCTGCTGCTGCTCGACGAGCCCACCGACAACCTCGACGTGCAGTCCGCCGAGGCGCTCGAGGAGGGGCTCGAGGCCTTCGACGGGACCGTGCTGGCGGTCACGCACGACCGCTGGTTCGCCCGCGGTTTCGACCGGTTCCTCGTGTACGGCGCGGACGGCGCGGTCTACGAGTCCGACGGCCCCGTCTGGGACGAGGGACGCGTGGAGCGGGCCCGGTGA
- a CDS encoding GNAT family N-acetyltransferase translates to MSALEVTRLDPFDADAFDAWHAVYLVSQLHGRDDSATPWQREELRAQLQASSTLVDESGYAGWWDGRLVSAGWLAMPLQDNRDRAYLAVDVDPAERRRGHGSAMLAHLEGVARSAGRTVLGAESSWAHEVGPTGAGQPGPEFLGHHGYALMMPDVQRQLDLPVDEDLLAGLAAEAAPHHPAYALHSWVGPVPDELALGWLQLTSTLMTEAPTGDMDLEPETVDVGAMRDREQTVARMGRTKYNTVALDADGTVVAYTDIATTVHEPDRAYQWGTLVHRDHRGHRLGLAVKVANLAQLQHETSGLARMTTYNAEVNDHMIGVNERLGFRPVARLGEFEKTL, encoded by the coding sequence GTGAGCGCGCTCGAGGTCACCCGTCTGGACCCCTTCGACGCGGACGCGTTCGACGCCTGGCACGCGGTCTACCTCGTCTCCCAACTGCACGGGCGCGACGACAGCGCGACGCCGTGGCAGCGCGAGGAGCTCCGCGCGCAGCTGCAGGCGTCCAGCACGCTGGTCGACGAGAGCGGGTACGCCGGCTGGTGGGACGGTCGCCTGGTGAGCGCGGGCTGGCTGGCGATGCCGCTCCAGGACAACCGGGACCGCGCCTACCTGGCCGTCGACGTCGACCCCGCGGAGCGGCGCCGCGGTCACGGCTCCGCGATGCTGGCGCACCTCGAGGGCGTCGCCCGGTCCGCGGGCCGGACGGTGCTGGGGGCCGAGTCGTCGTGGGCGCACGAGGTCGGACCGACCGGCGCGGGCCAGCCCGGGCCGGAGTTCCTGGGCCACCACGGGTACGCCCTGATGATGCCGGACGTGCAGCGCCAGCTCGACCTCCCGGTCGACGAGGACCTGCTCGCGGGGCTGGCGGCGGAGGCGGCGCCGCACCACCCGGCGTACGCCCTGCACTCGTGGGTCGGGCCGGTGCCCGACGAGCTCGCGCTGGGCTGGCTGCAGCTCACCTCGACGCTGATGACCGAGGCGCCGACCGGCGACATGGACCTGGAGCCCGAGACCGTCGACGTGGGCGCGATGCGGGACCGCGAGCAGACCGTCGCTCGGATGGGGCGGACGAAGTACAACACCGTCGCGCTGGACGCGGACGGCACGGTGGTCGCCTACACCGACATCGCCACGACGGTGCACGAGCCCGACCGGGCCTACCAGTGGGGCACGCTCGTGCACCGCGACCACCGGGGGCACCGGCTCGGCCTCGCGGTCAAGGTCGCGAACCTCGCGCAGCTGCAGCACGAGACGTCCGGCCTGGCGCGGATGACGACGTACAACGCCGAGGTCAACGACCACATGATCGGCGTCAACGAGCGGCTCGGCTTCCGGCCGGTCGCCCGGCTGGGGGAGTTCGAGAAGACGTTGTGA
- a CDS encoding zinc metalloprotease, producing the protein MRLQIRSLLVATAAGAFLVGGLAPLASATVARSGAGSAAAAPCLHTSSSAARSTGAKTDEPTQDPNSPANGRIKTQPLMKPGSVTVPVAFHMLQPTVKPAGFRSNAAWTRMVNDQIKVLNDSYGGRTGGAKSPFKFTLASLEFVQNDAWYNVGPGKTERDMKHALNVGDSETLNVYAGNIGDGLLGWAYFPQSYNDGHGYLDGVVMLDESMPGGNTTNYSEGDTLTHEVGHWFALQHTFNGGCSASNDFVEDTPKEAHPQFGCPVGEDTCPAPGLDPVHNFMDYSVDSCMYQFTQGQVQRMNDAWIDFRQVS; encoded by the coding sequence ATGCGCTTGCAGATCCGCTCACTCCTGGTCGCCACGGCGGCCGGCGCCTTCCTCGTGGGGGGCCTGGCGCCGCTCGCCTCCGCCACGGTCGCGCGCTCCGGCGCCGGCAGCGCCGCCGCGGCCCCGTGCCTGCACACCTCGTCGTCCGCCGCCCGCTCGACCGGCGCGAAGACCGACGAGCCGACCCAGGACCCCAACTCGCCCGCCAACGGGCGGATCAAGACCCAGCCGCTCATGAAGCCCGGCAGCGTGACCGTCCCGGTCGCCTTCCACATGCTGCAGCCGACCGTGAAGCCGGCGGGCTTCCGGAGCAACGCCGCGTGGACCCGCATGGTCAACGACCAGATCAAGGTGCTGAACGACTCCTACGGCGGCCGCACCGGCGGGGCGAAGTCGCCCTTCAAGTTCACGCTCGCCTCGCTCGAGTTCGTCCAGAACGACGCGTGGTACAACGTCGGGCCCGGCAAGACCGAGCGGGACATGAAGCACGCCCTCAACGTGGGTGACAGCGAGACGCTCAACGTCTACGCCGGCAACATCGGCGACGGCCTGCTCGGCTGGGCCTACTTCCCGCAGAGCTACAACGACGGCCACGGCTACCTCGACGGCGTCGTGATGCTCGACGAGTCGATGCCGGGCGGCAACACCACAAACTACTCGGAGGGCGACACGCTGACCCACGAGGTCGGCCACTGGTTCGCGCTGCAGCACACCTTCAACGGCGGCTGCTCGGCCTCGAACGACTTCGTCGAGGACACCCCGAAGGAGGCGCACCCGCAGTTCGGCTGCCCCGTCGGCGAGGACACCTGCCCGGCCCCCGGCCTCGACCCGGTCCACAACTTCATGGACTACTCCGTCGACTCCTGCATGTACCAGTTCACCCAGGGCCAGGTGCAGCGCATGAACGACGCGTGGATCGACTTCCGCCAGGTCTCCTGA
- a CDS encoding S1C family serine protease encodes MAASLLVGGAAGVGGAAAWNEWHPAGSDSATASPSGRTTSQVVDTPATEAADHSVEQVAAKVLPSVVKIEVTGPQEAGSGSGIILSSDGQILTNNHVVELAGDSGKISVSFNDGTSAAAKVLGTDPLTDTAVIQAEGVSDLTPATIGKSADLKVGEGVVAIGSPFGLESTVTSGIVSALNRPVDVGSDGQGNSTTYPAVQTDAAINPGNSGGPLVDLDGNVVGINSSIRTTGTSSASEESGSIGLGFAIPIDEVLPIVDQMVKGETPTHARLGISVSDVAAKAGSGAEVTQGAEIQDVSAGSTAANAGLAKGDVITKVDDTLITGSDSLVATIRSYRPGDKVTVTYDHDGSTKTAELTLDSDAASSNS; translated from the coding sequence GTGGCGGCATCCCTGCTCGTGGGCGGGGCGGCGGGGGTGGGCGGCGCCGCCGCCTGGAACGAGTGGCACCCGGCCGGCTCGGACTCCGCCACCGCGTCCCCGTCCGGTCGCACGACCTCCCAGGTCGTCGACACCCCGGCCACCGAGGCCGCCGACCACTCGGTCGAGCAGGTCGCGGCCAAGGTGCTCCCGTCGGTCGTCAAGATCGAGGTCACCGGACCGCAGGAGGCCGGCTCCGGCTCGGGCATCATCCTCAGCTCGGACGGCCAGATCCTCACCAACAACCACGTCGTCGAGCTGGCCGGTGACTCCGGCAAGATCAGCGTCTCGTTCAACGACGGCACGTCGGCCGCGGCCAAGGTGCTCGGCACCGACCCGCTCACCGACACGGCCGTCATCCAGGCCGAGGGCGTCAGCGACCTGACCCCGGCGACGATCGGCAAGTCCGCCGACCTCAAGGTCGGCGAGGGCGTCGTCGCGATCGGCTCCCCGTTCGGTCTCGAGTCGACCGTCACCAGCGGCATCGTCAGCGCGCTCAACCGCCCCGTGGACGTCGGCTCCGACGGACAGGGCAACAGCACGACGTACCCCGCCGTCCAGACCGACGCCGCGATCAACCCCGGCAACAGCGGCGGCCCGCTCGTGGACCTCGACGGCAACGTCGTCGGCATCAACTCCTCGATCCGCACCACCGGCACGTCGTCCGCCTCGGAGGAGAGCGGCTCGATCGGCCTCGGCTTCGCGATCCCGATCGACGAGGTGCTCCCGATCGTCGACCAGATGGTCAAGGGCGAGACCCCGACCCACGCCCGCCTCGGCATCAGCGTCTCCGACGTCGCGGCCAAGGCCGGCAGCGGCGCCGAGGTGACCCAGGGCGCCGAGATCCAGGACGTCAGCGCCGGGTCGACCGCCGCCAACGCGGGCCTGGCCAAGGGCGACGTGATCACCAAGGTCGACGACACCCTGATCACCGGCTCGGACTCGCTCGTCGCGACGATCCGGTCCTACCGGCCCGGCGACAAGGTCACGGTCACCTACGACCACGACGGCAGCACCAAGACCGCCGAGCTGACCCTCGACTCCGACGCGGCGTCGTCCAACTCCTGA